CACCTTGTGTTACCCTACCAATATCCGCTGAACCATAAGAAACAGGTAAAACAGCGACTGCTTCAGAGAGGTCTTTCTCAATCTGCATATAAATATCAGATACTTCGCTTAGTGGCACATTTATAGCACTTTGGCTAATAGGAGGAAGAAGTTTAAGGGGAACTTTTCCAAAAATATTTACAAGATTAAAATAACTGTATGCCCTAATAAACTTAGCTTCTCCGATAATGCGATTCTTCGTTATCTCATCCATAGGTACTGCTGGAACATTGGCTATTACATTGTTGGCACGGGCAATAGCTTCGTAGGTAAATTTCCAGTAATTGAGGATAATCCCATTGCTAGCATTGGCAGTAAACGCATCTATATAAGTAATTTCAGCTTGATCGCCAGGATTGCCGCCTTTTACAGCATCATCGGAAGCAACATCTCCAAATACCCATAGAGCATTGTTTGAACTACTGAAAGATATGGCATTATATACACCATTCCCCGCCTGTATGGCCTGTTTGTCATTCTGGTAATAGGTTTCTGAAGAGAATTCACCTTTTAAGTCTTCTGTTAAAAAATCTTTACAAGAACTCATGATAATCATGGAAAAAACAAACAGTAGGATAACCTTTGCAATCACTAATTGCCTAAAGGCAGCGGATATATTTTTAATTTTTATTTTCATAGCCCGTTATAATTAAAAAGTGATGTCGACTCCAAACATTATAGTAATTGCCGAAGGATAGGTTCCCCAATCGATACCTGCTGCGATATCACCTTCGTTTTTTGCGTTGTCGCTTACGGTCATCTCTGGGTCAAGACCAGAATACTTGGTTAGTGTAAACAGATTGGTGGCAGATGCGTAGACCCTTGCCTTTGATAAACCGATAATCTTTAGCGTTTTCTCTGGAATAGTGTAACCAAACTGAAGGTTTTTCAATCTCAAATATGAACCATCTTCAAGAAAACGTGACGAAGGTGTCGCATTGTTCGATTTGGATGTCCATGATGCCCTGGGTTGGGTGTTTGATGTACCCTCTCCTGTCCATCGTTCATCGAAATAGCGTTGTGTAACGGTAAAACCACGGTAAAATCCTTCAATATCCTGATTTATCTGTACATAGATTTTGTTGCCGTACGCACCTTGGAAGAACACGCTTAAATCGAAGTTTTTATAGTTAGATGCTAGGTTAATTCCTGCAATCATTTTTGGAATGGCACTACCTAGATGTACCCTATCTTTATCATCGATACGCCCATCTTTATAATTATCTTTGAATTTAACATCGCCTGGTTTAATGTTATTTCCCTGATAAGCAGAGAGTAGAATATCAGTAGCATTCTGGAATATGCCATCCATTTCGAGCAAGTAGAATGAACCGATGGGATAACCCACTTCTGTTCTCGTTGCATCTATACCTGACTCAATTCTTCCTCCGTAGAGAGGTGCATCCAACTTGAGAACCTCGTTGTGTAGGAAGGTCAGATTACCCGTAATTGAGTAACTCCATTCGCTGATTTTATGATGATAACTAGCTTCAAGTTCAACCCCTGTATTCAATACCGATCCGCTATTGATCCATGCAGCATTTGCATAACCTGCTGATGGGGGAATGGGTGCTTTTACCAACATCCCTTCTGTAACTTTATAAAAATAGTCTAATGAGAATGCAAATGCACCTTTCCATAGTTCAGCATCCACTCCAGCATTATATTGATAGCTGGTTTCCCATTTTAGGTTTTTATTTCCTAAAGCAGTTTGCGCATAACCACCGCTGGACACTCCGCCAAACGGATAGTTGAAATATGGGGAGATCCTGTCTTTGTCCGCATAAAGTCCTATCTCCTGATTTCCAATTGCTCCATAACCAGCACGAAGTTTAAGATTCTTAAGCCACATAACATCCTTAAGGAAGGCTTCCTGATTCAGCGACCAACCAGCAGAAAGGGAATAGAAGGTTCCCCACTTGTTATTCCCAGTAAAACGAGAAGATCCATCACGGCGTAGAGTGCCAGATAGATAATATTTTCCTTTGAAATCATAGTTAACTCTACCAAAAAACGATGCCAGTGTTGAGGCCCAATCAGTTTGATTACTAATCTTATTTCCAACCCCATTACCAATATAGATAAGTTCCTTCTGTTGGATAGGGAAATCGGAATCGCTGGCATAAATGCCTTTCCCGCTATTTTTAATAGCCTCAAATCCTAACATAATCGAAAGGGTATGTGATTCCCTAAACGTGGTTTCGTAATTAAGCAGATTATTCACAGTCCAGTTGGCTGTGCGTTCATTGCCAATACTCAGGCTGTTCACTCCATTAATTCGGTTCATGGTTCCCCATGTTGGGTTGAAACGGCGTGTGTTAGAATTACGATAATCCATACCGAGATTGGTAGTGAATTTTAACTTATCTGTTATTTTGGCGGTGAAATAGGCCTTGCCCAAATAGCTGTCGTCTTTGCGGTTGTTTTCGTTATAATGGGTCATACCTATGGGATTGTAACCATCGCCGAGGAATGAATCATAAATCTGGCTTCCGAAATACCCAGACGGTTTGTCTACATAAGTTCCATTAGCAAACTTTATAGGAATAGCTGGATTACGGAAGAAAGCATACCTTACCACACTTCCACCATTACCAAGGTAACCGTCCCCTGAACTTCCAATGATATCGTTACTTGAGAATCCTGTTAGCATACTCACTCCCGTAGTAAGCCATTTATTCGCTTCCGTGTTCACATCAAGTTTAACTGTTCCACGAGTGTAATCAGTACCCTGTATAATACCCTTTTGGTTATATAGCGATGTGGAAATCATGTAATTGGTCGATTCATTTCCACCAGAAAAGGAGAGTTCGTGGGAATTTACAGGTGCTGTTTGGAATAATTCTTTTAGATAGTTCACATTGGCAAAATCCACTGCGTCACTGGGCATAATAAGGCTACGTTGTAGACCTACAGGGAGAAAGGCATTGTCGTTGGTGGCTGCTTCGTTATATATGGTGATATAATCGTTTGTGTTTACCATTTTGGTTAGCCGGGTTGCTTTCTGAAATCCAGTCTGTCCGCGATAGGTAATTTTGGTTTTACCTTTTATTCCTTTTTTGGTGGTAATAAGCACAACCCCATTATTGGCGCGTGAACCATAAATTGCCGCTGCCGAGGCATCTTTAAGAACCGAGATGTTTTCAATATCCCCAGGTGAAAGGATTTTAAGAGCATCAGTTGTTGGCATTCCATCAACGATATAGAGTGGGTCGTTACTTGAATTGATAGAACCTGCACCACGGATGCGAACCGAGACTCCTTCGCCTGGAGCACCAGTGTTTTGTGTTACCTGAACACCTGCCGCAAGACCTTGTAAAGCCTGAGCAACCCCAGCCACTGGCAATCGTGTGAGTTCTTTGCTATCAACTTTGGTAACGGCTCCTAATACATTGCGCCTCCTGGCAGTCCCGTATCCAATCACCACCATTTCATCAAGTGCATATTGATCGGGGTTAAGAGCAATATCAATCACCGTACGTTCTCCACAAACCTCCTCCACCTTTGTATATCCAATATATGAGTATACAATTACTGATGAGGCAACCAATTGATCCGATACTAAACGATATTTACCGTTGACATCTGTAATGGCTCCTATAGCTGTTCCTTTAATCAGAACCGTAACGCCAATAAGGGCTTCGCCAGATTTGGCATCCGTAATCAACCCTTCAACCGAACGCTGCGCAAAAAGCGATCCGGCTAAAGAAATTATCATCACAAGTATTCCAAGTTTCTTCATTTTATATACTATTGAATGATTTTACAACTCTGCTTCTTTTCAGGTTATTTATATGCAATTACCACATCGTTGGCTTTAATTTTTGATCCTTGAGTACTAAGAGGCGTTCCAGCGGGAAGAACCACAACTAGTGCGGCTTCGCCAGCTAACAACTTAATGCCAACACAACCATTACCCCCTTTAGTTAAGTATTTTTTTGTGATTATATCAAACAGGTCAACATTGCTATTCGAAGTGTAGGTTACGGTTTTGTCTTCGGTATATGGATTATAGTACAGATAAACCGGGTATTTCCTTTCTGCATAGAAATCAGTTATATTGCAATCGAGGGCTAGAATTCCCTCAACCTCTGTCTTGTTGACAATTGCTCCAAATACCCCAACAATAGAAGTGCTGTAAAGGCTAAACATAGATTCTTTAGGCTGTCCAATTACCCATTTTGGCCCATCGCCAATAGAAACGGGTGAGACTCCTTTCAGTGCTGGTTTATTGTAATCATCAACCTTACGGATGCCCTCATAGCCAATAACTCCATGGGTCAAGTTTTTCAATTCAGGTAGCCATTGATGCGTAGCGTCAACCTGATCCGGATAGAATAAGCGTGATGCGTTTACCGCATTCAACATATATTTTCCAATCGCTTTGGCATACTGTGGTTCATATTTTACCAATGGAACTAAAGGCCAAGCCATAGCTATTGAGTTCATTAAAAATGCATATCCACCACCATCGGTAATGCTTCCTTGTAATCCATAAACATCGTAATCGCCCCATTTTTCGGCAATCACACCCCAACCGTAGCGACCGTCTTTGGATTGGCAGCCATCAAACATCCAGTTTAGCATTTTGGTTATATCGTAATTGGTTCCCTGTTCAGCATTTAATCTGGCAGCAGTGTACGTTCCGAACGGGAGCAGCATTTCGTAAAAGCGACTTTCTTTCTGGCTCAATAAAGCCTCTGTTGCGCTTTTAGCATGATTGAGGTAACGTTTATCGCCAAATTTCTGATAAGCCGAATACAACACCCACGCGTGTCCACCTGCAGCGTCCTGTTGAAAGGGGATATTATTTTGTATGCCTTTCATTTGGGAGTAATCAAAATAGGAATAATCATAGTTCCCGTTCAGTACAGAGTCTGCTTTGCAGAATTGTTCTGCAACCGTGCGTTGGATGTGTTCAGTGTTTTTTACATCAGGAAAAAGGGCAGCAACTCCGTAATACAATACATTGGGGTAAACATCGTACCACCAGTCGCGACCGTAGCCGCCTCCAGCCATAGCCACTGTTGGATTCGTATTATTCATTACGATATTCCACTTAGTGTCGCTGTTAAAATAGTTCTGCACCATCTTTACATAGTTAAAACCGTTCTGGTTGGTTTTATCTATTCCCATCAACCCTGCACTCACAAGTGAGTTAAGCGATGTAAGCGCTTCATGAAATTCGCCATTGTTTTTCTTTGATCCTTGGCGTACATCACCAATTACTGTGTAAAGCCCGAATGTAACCTGATCGATATTTCGCTTGGAACTATCGAGCCAGATAAGCGAGCCATAAGAAGTTTGATTATTAAAGTTAAAAACAAGACTGTCGAACTGCATTGTTTTTTTCCTCCAGTCGATGATTTTTAATGGTTGTGGTACGTCTGGCATCTGATTAATGCGTGGCAAGGATGTTTGAACCACTTGTCCACCATTCTGCGGATTGCAGGCGTATAATCCAGAAATCAGTGATATAACTATTATGAAAAAACTTCTTTTCATTTATCCTCAGAATAAGAATGTTTCATTATGTTTTTTGCAAGCGGGATAGAGAGCATCTGGATAATCGCAACAATCACAAGCGAATACCTTAGGGCAAAATCTTTAGAAACATAGAAAGCTAAGCCAATGAATAGGACAAGACCAAAGAATCGACCTAAGTAAAGTCCAAACTCATGGTTGAAGATGTATGCGTATTTGCTACGGTTCTCCTTTACCGACAGGATATCGATTACCTGCATTTGAATGGGGAAGTAGGCAATATCGTGTAATGGCATAAATAAGACTTTACACAATACAAAAACAATAACCCCAATGGCAGAGAACAGTATCTGATTGGTAAGAGCACCTATAAGAAAAATGGTCATACCAGCGGCAAAAATGTAGATCCGATGTTTTGGTTTTGTTGTCCTTCCCAGAAAATAAAGGATGAAAGCAGTTAGTATCCCGCTAACACTTTGAATAGTTCCCAGCGTAGCCTCATTACCAACTAGAGTCATGATTAGAATTGCTGGTGCGGTTACTAAATAACCTTGAACCATCCCCTTTAAGGAAGCAAGCCCTAGCATTTTTCTCCATAACGGGTCGAAACGCAAGTAAAGAAACTTCTTCTGTGCGGGATTCCTAAATCTATGCTGATGAATTACAATACTAGCCAGAATAGTGAGCAGAAGCACTATCGCCGTTACAATCTTATAGGCTCCCTGAATGTTGCCGCCAAACCAACCCAGAGTAGTGCTTTGAATCAAAAACCAGCCAACAACGGCAGGTACTATAATAAATGTTAAGGTGTAGAAGAATGTCTCAACACCGTAATAGTAGTTTCTGTTCGTATCGTTTGTGGTATCAAGAGCCAAGAAATCGCGATTAGCCCAGAAAAAACCAAATGAAGCACCCATAATAAATCCTGATATGGATACTCCTACCATGTTTATATTGCTGAGCGTCATCATGAAAATCATAGAAACACCGCTTAGTAGCATTCCAAAGCTGTATAGGCGCGATACCTTTATCTTATTCAGCAAAAATCCATTCAGTAGGAATGTAAAGGGAATCCCTGTGTAAACACACAGCTGGTAAACCGCAACCATGGATGGGTTATTGGAGCTACGCATAATGTAGGCTCCCACAAAAATGTCAATAATGGGCAGTACAAATGCATAAATCATATTGGTAATAAGCACAAGGCGCATATCACGGGGCATAGAGGCAAAAAAACGGAACTCAGCCAAAACTTTATTCTTCATAAAATAGCTTGTTATCAAATTTGATTACTTGATTCAACTTTATATTGTTAACGTTATTCTTTCAATGTTTCCAAAATTCGTTTTATCGATAGTTCTGCTCCGCAGATAACCTCATCGCTAGCCCCGTAGTAAATAGTAATTTTATCACCATCCACAATATGACCATTGGTAAATATCACGTTCCCGAAAAATCCAGTTTGCTCGTATGTCTGAATAGGCTCCATAATTGGTTCAATGCTCCGAGCAAGTACCTTTGAAGGATCATTAATGTCAAGTAGCAAAGCACCTAAGCAATAGCGATGATCGCTATTGGCTCCGTGATAAATTTCAAGCCAGCCTTTTTCAGTTCTGATAGGTGCTGCGCCTGATCCAACACGCTTTGAATCCCACATGTCTGGACGAGAGGTTGCAATGCACTTATGTTTACCCCAGTGGATAAGATCGAGAGATTCAGCTATCCATATATAGTTTCCACCCAGTTCAGGGCTGCTAGGGCGGTGAAGGGCATAATATTTCCCGTTGATCTTTTCCTCGAAGATAGCACAATCCTTATTGTGAGGTGGAAAAATCATCCCTTCACGATCGAAGCTCTTCCAATCTTTAGTTCTGATAAGACCAACTCCAACCCCAAATTCGGATACCTCGGTAAACGAAAGGCTAAAGCCATCGGTCATAGTAGCTACACGGCAATCTTCAATACCAAAGGTTTCCAACTCCCCTTTCCCGAAAATAGGAGGATAGCCTTCGGGTTCATAAAAACGAATGCCATCATCACTGCAAACAAGTCGTAAGTAAGAGAGTGTTGTAAGGTAATCCTTCTTCTTATAATTGATTATTCTGGGATCAGAGGCATCCAGATCGGGATCGTTTTTATCGAAATTCAAAATTTCAATTGAACCTTTACTATTATATACAGGGAAGCTGATTTTGCCATCAATCTGTTTAGGCCTTTCAGCAACTCGAAGTAGTAGCCATATTTTTCTATCAAATTGAAAAACACCTGGATTGAGCAGGCAAACTATTTCCATACCTTCAATACCTGATTTCAGATCGGCAGGACGAATAAGAGGGTTTTGCGGGAATCGTTTACCAATATCCATAATACTCTTTTTGTGGGTAGCAAATCTACAGACGATTGAATAAAACCATGTCCGCTCCGTTCCCAATCTTGTCCTGTATAGTACAAAATACAAGGGTTTCAAAAAGTCTGTCGGAAACGCTAAAACTCCTTTAATCCTTAAAAAGCAATGTGATTGATCTCGGCAAAGAGGTATTTTATATCACAATAGTTCGTTAAAACCTTATTAATGTCAGTTCGATGTAAGGTGTCATCCTGAGCGAAGCGAAGGATCTAATTGTCTAAATACGAGATGCTTCACTTCGTTCAGCATGACAAAGCAACAATCTAATACTAGGCTTATGATCAATGTGTTACGCCTACATCGAGTTGACGTTTATTATTGATTTGTGATATTTTGTGTTTTCGTGTTTTG
Above is a window of Bacteroidales bacterium DNA encoding:
- a CDS encoding TonB-dependent receptor, coding for MKKLGILVMIISLAGSLFAQRSVEGLITDAKSGEALIGVTVLIKGTAIGAITDVNGKYRLVSDQLVASSVIVYSYIGYTKVEEVCGERTVIDIALNPDQYALDEMVVIGYGTARRRNVLGAVTKVDSKELTRLPVAGVAQALQGLAAGVQVTQNTGAPGEGVSVRIRGAGSINSSNDPLYIVDGMPTTDALKILSPGDIENISVLKDASAAAIYGSRANNGVVLITTKKGIKGKTKITYRGQTGFQKATRLTKMVNTNDYITIYNEAATNDNAFLPVGLQRSLIMPSDAVDFANVNYLKELFQTAPVNSHELSFSGGNESTNYMISTSLYNQKGIIQGTDYTRGTVKLDVNTEANKWLTTGVSMLTGFSSNDIIGSSGDGYLGNGGSVVRYAFFRNPAIPIKFANGTYVDKPSGYFGSQIYDSFLGDGYNPIGMTHYNENNRKDDSYLGKAYFTAKITDKLKFTTNLGMDYRNSNTRRFNPTWGTMNRINGVNSLSIGNERTANWTVNNLLNYETTFRESHTLSIMLGFEAIKNSGKGIYASDSDFPIQQKELIYIGNGVGNKISNQTDWASTLASFFGRVNYDFKGKYYLSGTLRRDGSSRFTGNNKWGTFYSLSAGWSLNQEAFLKDVMWLKNLKLRAGYGAIGNQEIGLYADKDRISPYFNYPFGGVSSGGYAQTALGNKNLKWETSYQYNAGVDAELWKGAFAFSLDYFYKVTEGMLVKAPIPPSAGYANAAWINSGSVLNTGVELEASYHHKISEWSYSITGNLTFLHNEVLKLDAPLYGGRIESGIDATRTEVGYPIGSFYLLEMDGIFQNATDILLSAYQGNNIKPGDVKFKDNYKDGRIDDKDRVHLGSAIPKMIAGINLASNYKNFDLSVFFQGAYGNKIYVQINQDIEGFYRGFTVTQRYFDERWTGEGTSNTQPRASWTSKSNNATPSSRFLEDGSYLRLKNLQFGYTIPEKTLKIIGLSKARVYASATNLFTLTKYSGLDPEMTVSDNAKNEGDIAAGIDWGTYPSAITIMFGVDITF
- a CDS encoding glycosidase, which codes for MDIGKRFPQNPLIRPADLKSGIEGMEIVCLLNPGVFQFDRKIWLLLRVAERPKQIDGKISFPVYNSKGSIEILNFDKNDPDLDASDPRIINYKKKDYLTTLSYLRLVCSDDGIRFYEPEGYPPIFGKGELETFGIEDCRVATMTDGFSLSFTEVSEFGVGVGLIRTKDWKSFDREGMIFPPHNKDCAIFEEKINGKYYALHRPSSPELGGNYIWIAESLDLIHWGKHKCIATSRPDMWDSKRVGSGAAPIRTEKGWLEIYHGANSDHRYCLGALLLDINDPSKVLARSIEPIMEPIQTYEQTGFFGNVIFTNGHIVDGDKITIYYGASDEVICGAELSIKRILETLKE
- a CDS encoding MFS transporter; amino-acid sequence: MKNKVLAEFRFFASMPRDMRLVLITNMIYAFVLPIIDIFVGAYIMRSSNNPSMVAVYQLCVYTGIPFTFLLNGFLLNKIKVSRLYSFGMLLSGVSMIFMMTLSNINMVGVSISGFIMGASFGFFWANRDFLALDTTNDTNRNYYYGVETFFYTLTFIIVPAVVGWFLIQSTTLGWFGGNIQGAYKIVTAIVLLLTILASIVIHQHRFRNPAQKKFLYLRFDPLWRKMLGLASLKGMVQGYLVTAPAILIMTLVGNEATLGTIQSVSGILTAFILYFLGRTTKPKHRIYIFAAGMTIFLIGALTNQILFSAIGVIVFVLCKVLFMPLHDIAYFPIQMQVIDILSVKENRSKYAYIFNHEFGLYLGRFFGLVLFIGLAFYVSKDFALRYSLVIVAIIQMLSIPLAKNIMKHSYSEDK